Proteins co-encoded in one Haladaptatus sp. ZSTT2 genomic window:
- the glmS gene encoding glutamine--fructose-6-phosphate transaminase (isomerizing): MCGIIARIGSDDAFDDILTGLENLEYRGYDSAGIAIQNGTGIKIRKEAGEISELKNLIGNNAPNGNVGIGHTRWSTHGEPTQDNAHPHEDCTGDIAVVHNGIIENYEALRNELKAKGHTFTSQTDTEVIPHLIEEFKADGLTTDEAFRQTIRKLEGSYAIAMLPEGEKKIYTARQGSPLVVGLNDGEYYIASDVPAFLDFTDKVMFVEEGDVVIVNEAGVEVTDLAGNPIERDVEEVDWDAEDAEKDGYDHYMQKEIFTQPEALSKTIKGRVDVENEQVTLEDFPAGAFSDVDHIQFVACGTSYHAAMYGAHQLSEGGVHAQPFLGSEYNGQSELLTEDSLVIAVTQSGETADTMSALRLAKERGARTLAVTNVVGSSAAREADDALFIRAGPEIGVAATKTFSSQAVTLTLLAERILEDVDGGEPTADRKELLRGIEELPRHLDQVLETTRAEQLMADYVDDESFFFIGRGLGHPTALEGALKFKEITYEHAEGFAAGELKHGPLALVTDKTPVFAILTGEKDEKTIQNAEEAAARGAPVITVGKEPSAEIEVADAHLAVPDTHPKLSALLSNVHLQLLSYHMAATLDRSIDKPRNLAKSVTVE, encoded by the coding sequence CGGCCGGGATTGCCATCCAGAACGGCACGGGCATCAAAATCCGCAAAGAAGCTGGTGAGATTTCGGAACTGAAGAACCTCATCGGGAACAACGCCCCGAACGGCAACGTCGGCATTGGCCACACCCGCTGGTCGACTCACGGCGAGCCAACCCAAGACAACGCCCACCCCCACGAAGACTGCACGGGCGACATCGCCGTTGTCCACAACGGCATCATCGAGAACTACGAAGCCCTGCGTAACGAGCTGAAGGCGAAGGGGCACACGTTCACGAGCCAGACGGACACGGAAGTCATCCCGCACCTCATCGAGGAGTTCAAAGCAGACGGTCTCACGACGGACGAAGCGTTCCGCCAGACCATCCGGAAACTCGAAGGCAGCTACGCCATCGCCATGCTCCCCGAGGGCGAAAAGAAGATTTACACCGCCCGACAGGGTTCGCCGCTCGTCGTCGGCCTCAACGACGGCGAGTACTACATCGCGAGCGACGTTCCGGCGTTCCTCGACTTCACGGACAAGGTCATGTTCGTCGAAGAGGGCGACGTGGTCATCGTAAACGAAGCCGGCGTCGAAGTAACCGACCTCGCAGGCAACCCGATCGAGCGCGACGTAGAAGAGGTCGACTGGGACGCAGAGGACGCAGAGAAAGATGGCTACGACCACTACATGCAAAAGGAGATTTTCACGCAGCCTGAGGCCCTCTCGAAGACCATCAAAGGCCGCGTGGACGTCGAAAACGAGCAGGTCACGCTCGAAGACTTCCCCGCAGGCGCGTTCTCGGACGTAGACCACATCCAGTTCGTCGCGTGTGGCACGTCGTATCACGCTGCGATGTACGGTGCACACCAGCTCTCAGAGGGCGGCGTCCACGCCCAGCCGTTCCTCGGCAGCGAGTACAACGGGCAGTCAGAACTCCTCACGGAGGACTCGCTCGTCATCGCCGTCACCCAGAGTGGTGAGACGGCAGACACGATGAGCGCGCTGCGCCTCGCCAAAGAGCGCGGTGCCCGCACGCTCGCGGTGACGAACGTCGTCGGCTCGTCGGCCGCCCGCGAGGCAGACGACGCGCTGTTCATCCGCGCTGGCCCCGAGATTGGGGTCGCCGCGACCAAGACGTTCTCCTCGCAGGCCGTCACGCTCACACTCCTCGCAGAGCGCATCCTCGAAGACGTAGACGGCGGCGAGCCAACCGCAGACCGCAAGGAGCTGCTTCGCGGCATCGAAGAACTCCCACGTCACCTCGACCAGGTGTTAGAGACCACCCGCGCAGAACAGCTCATGGCGGACTACGTCGACGACGAGTCGTTCTTCTTCATCGGCCGTGGCCTTGGTCACCCGACGGCGTTAGAAGGCGCGCTCAAGTTCAAGGAGATCACCTACGAGCACGCAGAGGGCTTCGCCGCAGGCGAACTCAAACACGGCCCGCTCGCGCTCGTCACAGACAAAACGCCTGTGTTCGCCATCCTTACCGGTGAGAAAGACGAGAAGACGATTCAGAACGCAGAAGAGGCAGCCGCCCGAGGCGCGCCGGTCATCACCGTCGGAAAGGAGCCAAGCGCCGAAATCGAGGTCGCAGACGCCCACCTCGCCGTACCTGACACCCATCCGAAACTCTCGGCGCTCCTCTCTAACGTCCATCTCCAACTGCTGTCCTACCACATGGCCGCAACGTTAGACCGGTCTATCGACAAGCCACGGAACCTAGCAAAGAGCGTCACGGTCGAGTAA